The following proteins are co-located in the Clavibacter capsici genome:
- a CDS encoding MerR family transcriptional regulator, protein MTEEARAVEWTVQQLADRAGVSGRTLRHYHRIGLLAPDRVGVNGYRHYGPVAVARLQRILLLRATGMPLSRIAEVLESERADAGPEHGTRGATEEIRALEEHLEQLVRERETVERRIQAVERTLAMRREGRRPPMDVMLDGFNDRFESEVVDRWGRPAYEAANGWWHGMGIDRQRAWKRDSESLVARWRELGDAGSEAASAEAQEHAARHMRWFAAIPGTPTRDGPPEKAAAMVRGVAHSYETDPDFHRLFGGQGTARLAADALRIHLEGAADAR, encoded by the coding sequence ATGACCGAGGAGGCCCGGGCCGTGGAGTGGACCGTGCAGCAGCTCGCCGACCGGGCCGGCGTGAGCGGACGGACCCTGCGCCACTACCACCGCATCGGGCTCCTCGCGCCGGACCGCGTGGGGGTCAACGGCTACCGCCACTACGGACCCGTAGCCGTAGCGCGTCTGCAGAGGATCCTGCTGCTGCGGGCCACCGGCATGCCGTTGTCGCGGATCGCCGAGGTGCTCGAGAGCGAGCGCGCGGACGCCGGACCCGAGCACGGCACGCGCGGCGCGACGGAGGAGATCCGCGCGCTCGAGGAGCACCTCGAGCAGCTGGTCCGCGAGCGGGAGACGGTCGAGCGGAGGATCCAGGCCGTCGAGCGCACTCTGGCCATGCGCAGGGAAGGCCGTCGCCCTCCGATGGACGTGATGCTCGACGGCTTCAACGACCGCTTCGAGTCCGAGGTCGTGGATCGTTGGGGCCGGCCGGCATACGAGGCCGCGAACGGGTGGTGGCACGGCATGGGCATCGACCGGCAGCGTGCGTGGAAGCGCGACTCCGAGTCGCTCGTCGCCCGATGGCGCGAGCTCGGCGATGCGGGAAGCGAGGCCGCCTCCGCCGAGGCGCAGGAGCACGCGGCTCGTCACATGAGGTGGTTCGCGGCGATCCCGGGGACGCCCACTCGCGACGGTCCGCCGGAGAAGGCGGCCGCCATGGTGCGCGGGGTCGCGCACTCCTACGAGACGGATCCGGACTTCCACCGGTTGTTCGGTGGCCAGGGCACCGCGCGTCTGGCGGCCGATGCGCTCCGTATCCACCTCGAAGGGGCTGCCGACGCGCGCTGA
- a CDS encoding prenyltransferase, whose amino-acid sequence MSDVRARPGAVETLRTILLSSRPLSWVNTAFPFAAAYLTVTRELDLTAILGTVYFLIPYNLAMYGINDVFDYESDMRNPRKGGVEGAVLARAMHRPVLVAVLATNVPFLVYLVTVGSAASVAVLAVSVFAVVAYSLKGLRFKERPVLDSLTSSTHFTSPAVYGIVLAGGAFTPALWAILAAFFLWGVASHAFGAVQDIVADREGGISSIATVLGGAVTVRIAVLAYAAAGVAMLFTGFPGIIAAVLVVPYVLSTAPFWSIRDEDAEAANRGWRRFLGLNFLCGFVVTMLLIAYWATTA is encoded by the coding sequence ATGAGTGACGTGCGCGCGCGTCCCGGCGCCGTCGAGACGCTGCGCACGATCCTGCTCTCCTCCCGCCCGCTCTCCTGGGTGAACACGGCGTTCCCGTTCGCGGCCGCGTACCTCACGGTCACGCGCGAGCTCGACCTCACCGCGATCCTCGGCACCGTCTACTTCCTCATCCCGTACAACCTGGCGATGTACGGCATCAACGACGTCTTCGACTACGAGTCCGACATGCGCAACCCGCGGAAGGGCGGCGTGGAGGGCGCGGTGCTCGCGCGCGCGATGCACCGGCCGGTGCTGGTCGCGGTGCTCGCGACCAACGTGCCCTTCCTCGTGTACCTCGTGACCGTGGGATCCGCCGCCAGCGTCGCCGTGCTCGCCGTGAGCGTCTTCGCCGTGGTCGCGTACTCGCTGAAGGGCCTCCGCTTCAAGGAGCGCCCGGTGCTCGACTCGCTCACCTCGAGCACGCACTTCACGTCCCCCGCTGTCTACGGGATCGTGCTCGCGGGCGGCGCCTTCACGCCCGCGCTGTGGGCGATCCTCGCGGCCTTCTTCCTGTGGGGGGTCGCCTCGCACGCCTTCGGCGCGGTGCAGGACATCGTGGCCGACCGCGAGGGCGGCATCTCCTCCATCGCGACCGTGCTCGGCGGGGCCGTCACCGTGCGGATCGCCGTGCTCGCCTACGCCGCCGCCGGGGTCGCGATGCTCTTCACGGGCTTCCCGGGGATCATCGCGGCCGTGCTCGTGGTCCCGTACGTCCTCAGCACCGCGCCGTTCTGGTCGATCCGCGACGAGGACGCGGAGGCCGCCAACCGCGGCTGGCGCCGCTTCCTGGGCCTCAACTTCCTCTGCGGCTTCGTCGTGACGATGCTGCTCATCGCGTACTGGGCCACCACCGCCTGA
- a CDS encoding lycopene cyclase domain-containing protein — translation MSYLVLDLLFLAPVAVVGFLFRRLLLREAAAVPYGSSRFDYPEYYWYRRMPVAILLVMTLIFDNIMIKVGLVGYDEDKLVGLMLGYAPVEDFAYAIAALVLLPAVWYLLRRRRSVSGIEAHE, via the coding sequence ATGAGCTACCTCGTGCTCGACCTGCTGTTCCTCGCTCCCGTCGCCGTCGTCGGGTTCCTGTTCCGCCGCCTGCTGCTGCGGGAGGCCGCCGCGGTGCCGTACGGATCCAGCCGCTTCGACTACCCCGAGTACTACTGGTACCGGCGGATGCCCGTCGCGATCCTGCTCGTGATGACCCTCATCTTCGACAACATCATGATCAAGGTCGGCCTCGTCGGCTACGACGAGGACAAGCTGGTGGGCCTCATGCTCGGCTACGCGCCCGTCGAGGACTTCGCCTACGCCATCGCCGCCCTCGTGCTGCTGCCCGCGGTCTGGTACCTGCTGCGTCGCCGCCGCAGCGTCTCCGGCATCGAAGCGCATGAGTGA
- a CDS encoding lycopene cyclase domain-containing protein, translated as MGLVYLVLLLVALGCMMLIDRRWRLFFWRDRTAAALTTLIGVAFFLAWDVAGISQGIFFRGETAIMTGILVGPELPLEEVFFLTLLCYLTMNLVNGFSRLADHHVARARERANR; from the coding sequence ATGGGCCTCGTCTACCTCGTTCTGCTGCTGGTCGCGCTCGGCTGCATGATGCTCATCGACCGGCGCTGGCGCCTCTTCTTCTGGCGCGACCGCACGGCCGCGGCGCTCACCACCCTCATCGGCGTCGCGTTCTTCCTCGCGTGGGACGTCGCGGGCATCTCGCAGGGCATCTTCTTCCGCGGGGAGACGGCGATCATGACGGGGATCCTCGTCGGCCCGGAGCTGCCGCTCGAGGAGGTCTTCTTCCTCACGCTGCTCTGCTACCTCACGATGAACCTCGTCAACGGGTTCAGCCGGCTCGCCGACCACCACGTCGCCCGGGCGAGGGAGCGCGCGAACCGATGA
- the crtI gene encoding phytoene desaturase family protein, with amino-acid sequence MTAPTAIVIGGGIAGLASAALLARDGYRVTLVEGRDEVGGRAGSWERDGFRFDLGPSWYLMPEVFDHFFKLMGTSAAEQLDLVRLPGYRVLFEGDPEPIDIRDSREANLDLFESVEPGSRPAMARYLDSAKDVYEVAKKRFLYTTFADYRPLLKRDVVTRTGTLGKLLLTPLETHVARYVKDRRLRQILGYPAVFLGSSPKLAPSMYHLMSHLDLEDGVLYPQGGLITVIDAIERVARAEGVEIRTGSPVSRIVTEPARAGRARARGVQITTDAGTETLEADVVVSTADLHHTETELIPEAFRTYPQSYWDKATAGPGAVLVYLGVKGGLPELHHHTLLFTEDWDENFSRIFPPKGGTTSVPDPASIYVCKPSATDPSVAPDGHENVFILVPIPADPTIGRGGIDGAGDARVEEIADRAIRQISDWAGIPDLAERIVLRRTSGPGDFAADLHSWKGTILGPAHTLGQSAMFRAGNTSKKVDGLHYAGGSTIPGIGLPMCLISAEILVKRLRGDVSTGPGAEPLVRTVGRPVV; translated from the coding sequence ATGACCGCACCCACCGCCATCGTGATCGGCGGCGGGATCGCCGGCCTCGCCTCCGCCGCGCTCCTCGCCCGTGACGGCTACCGCGTGACCCTCGTCGAGGGCCGCGACGAGGTCGGCGGCCGCGCCGGCTCCTGGGAGAGGGACGGCTTCCGCTTCGACCTCGGCCCCAGCTGGTACCTCATGCCCGAGGTCTTCGACCACTTCTTCAAGCTCATGGGCACGAGCGCCGCCGAGCAGCTCGACCTCGTGCGCCTCCCCGGCTACCGCGTGCTCTTCGAGGGCGATCCCGAGCCCATCGACATCCGCGACTCCCGCGAGGCGAACCTCGACCTGTTCGAGAGCGTCGAGCCCGGGTCCCGCCCCGCGATGGCCCGCTACCTCGACTCCGCGAAGGACGTCTACGAGGTCGCGAAGAAGCGCTTCCTCTACACGACCTTCGCCGACTACCGGCCGCTGCTGAAGCGCGACGTCGTCACCCGCACGGGCACGCTCGGGAAGCTGCTGCTCACGCCGCTCGAGACGCACGTGGCCCGCTACGTGAAGGACCGCCGCCTCCGTCAGATCCTCGGCTACCCGGCCGTGTTCCTCGGCTCCTCGCCCAAGCTCGCGCCGAGCATGTACCACCTGATGAGCCACCTCGACCTCGAGGACGGCGTGCTGTACCCGCAGGGCGGCCTCATCACCGTCATCGACGCGATCGAGCGGGTCGCGCGGGCCGAGGGCGTCGAGATCCGCACCGGATCGCCCGTCTCCCGCATCGTCACCGAGCCCGCGAGGGCCGGGCGGGCGCGGGCGCGCGGCGTGCAGATCACCACCGACGCCGGCACCGAGACCCTCGAGGCCGACGTGGTCGTCTCCACGGCCGACCTGCACCACACCGAGACCGAGCTCATCCCCGAGGCGTTCCGCACCTACCCGCAGTCGTACTGGGACAAGGCCACCGCCGGCCCCGGCGCCGTTCTCGTCTACCTCGGCGTGAAGGGCGGCCTGCCGGAGCTGCACCACCACACGCTGCTGTTCACCGAGGACTGGGACGAGAACTTCTCCCGCATCTTCCCGCCGAAGGGCGGCACGACCTCGGTGCCGGATCCCGCGAGCATCTACGTCTGCAAGCCCAGCGCCACCGACCCCTCGGTCGCGCCCGACGGCCACGAGAACGTCTTCATCCTCGTGCCGATCCCCGCCGACCCGACCATCGGCCGCGGCGGCATCGACGGCGCGGGGGACGCGCGGGTCGAGGAGATCGCCGACCGCGCCATCCGGCAGATCAGCGACTGGGCCGGCATCCCCGACCTCGCCGAGCGCATCGTGCTCCGCCGCACCTCGGGCCCCGGCGACTTCGCCGCCGACCTGCACTCCTGGAAGGGCACCATCCTCGGGCCCGCCCACACGCTCGGACAGTCGGCCATGTTCCGCGCCGGCAACACGAGCAAGAAGGTCGACGGGCTGCACTACGCGGGCGGATCCACCATCCCCGGCATCGGCCTGCCCATGTGCCTCATCAGCGCGGAGATCCTCGTGAAGCGCCTCCGCGGCGACGTGTCGACCGGCCCCGGCGCCGAGCCGCTCGTGCGCACGGTCGGCCGCCCGGTGGTCTGA
- a CDS encoding phytoene/squalene synthase family protein produces MTGRRPGRRGPAPEPPTGLEKYDRVAQDTASVVIRRYSTSFGLASRLLGADVRQHIENVYALVRIADEIVDGAAAGAGVDPAHVEDLLDALEQETEDAMLRGYSTNLVVHAFAITARRAGFGAELTAPFFASMRMDLRRMEHTPASFTEYVYGSAEVVGLMCLRAFLLGHATTRPERIRFEEGAKRLGAAFQKVNFLRDLAADHEALGRSYFPGVDVQTFSEADKERILDDIDADLRMSGAVIPDLPASSRRAVALAQGLFAELAVRLRDTPAAELARTRVRVPDPVKARIALAAATGAEPSGVDGRLVRRSRGPRADGVRPTPPPVPPRPSPPRPTPSSRRAP; encoded by the coding sequence ATGACGGGTCGACGCCCCGGCCGACGCGGTCCCGCCCCCGAGCCGCCCACCGGCCTCGAGAAGTACGACCGCGTGGCGCAGGACACGGCCTCCGTCGTGATCCGCCGCTACTCCACCTCCTTCGGGCTCGCCTCCCGCCTCCTCGGCGCCGACGTCCGCCAGCACATCGAGAACGTGTACGCGCTCGTGCGCATCGCCGACGAGATCGTCGACGGCGCCGCGGCCGGTGCGGGGGTGGATCCCGCGCACGTCGAGGACCTGCTCGACGCCCTCGAGCAGGAGACCGAGGACGCGATGCTGCGCGGCTACAGCACCAACCTCGTCGTCCACGCCTTCGCGATCACCGCCCGCCGCGCCGGCTTCGGCGCCGAGCTCACCGCGCCGTTCTTCGCCTCCATGCGCATGGACCTGCGCCGGATGGAGCACACGCCCGCCTCCTTCACCGAGTACGTGTACGGATCCGCCGAGGTCGTCGGCCTCATGTGCCTGCGCGCGTTCCTCCTGGGCCACGCGACGACGCGCCCCGAGCGGATCCGGTTCGAGGAGGGCGCCAAGCGCCTGGGCGCCGCGTTCCAGAAGGTCAACTTCCTCCGCGACCTCGCGGCCGACCACGAGGCGCTCGGCCGCAGCTACTTCCCCGGCGTCGACGTCCAGACCTTCTCGGAGGCCGACAAGGAGCGCATCCTCGACGACATCGACGCCGACCTCCGCATGTCCGGTGCCGTGATCCCCGACCTCCCCGCCTCCAGCCGCCGCGCCGTCGCGCTCGCGCAGGGCCTGTTCGCCGAGCTCGCCGTGCGCCTGCGCGACACCCCCGCGGCCGAGCTGGCGCGCACGCGCGTGCGGGTGCCCGATCCGGTCAAGGCCCGCATCGCGCTCGCCGCCGCCACGGGCGCCGAGCCCTCCGGCGTCGACGGCCGCCTGGTGCGCCGCTCGCGCGGGCCCCGCGCCGACGGCGTCCGCCCGACCCCGCCTCCCGTGCCACCCCGACCGAGCCCGCCCCGTCCGACCCCGAGCAGCAGGAGAGCGCCATGA
- a CDS encoding polyprenyl synthetase family protein, with translation MDATNLAAVSTSRQAHVNGVLDAFFARSLVRAEVMGSEYVKLWRTLESNTAGGKRFRPRMVMAAYDGLGGQDVQAAAHVGAAFEMLHTALIVHDDVIDRDFTRRGGPNVSGAYRDIATTQGLPQPLAEHRGMSAAVIAGDLALVNAYRLIDASGVRDLTRSHLMEILDDAVFASAAGELIDVEFSLTADVPSVEEILRMERLKTAVYSFEAPLQAGAVLAGARPEVVAALGDFGRDIGIAYQVVDDVLGVFGDEQETGKTNLGDLREGKRTVLIAHAVRSSEWGEISSLVGKDDLSRGEAALVRSVLESSGARAYAEGVARDLAVAACARLDDPVVPDALRRELAPVAESVLGRIR, from the coding sequence GTGGACGCCACCAACCTCGCTGCCGTCTCCACATCGAGGCAGGCCCATGTGAACGGCGTCCTGGACGCGTTCTTCGCGAGGTCGCTCGTGCGCGCCGAGGTGATGGGCTCCGAGTACGTGAAGCTCTGGCGGACGCTCGAGTCGAACACGGCCGGCGGCAAGCGCTTCCGTCCGCGCATGGTCATGGCGGCGTACGACGGCCTCGGCGGCCAGGACGTGCAGGCCGCGGCCCACGTCGGGGCCGCTTTCGAGATGCTCCACACCGCGCTCATCGTCCACGACGACGTCATCGACCGCGACTTCACCCGGCGCGGCGGCCCGAACGTCTCCGGCGCCTACCGCGACATCGCCACCACGCAGGGCCTGCCCCAGCCGCTGGCCGAGCACCGCGGCATGTCGGCGGCCGTCATCGCGGGGGACCTGGCGCTCGTCAACGCGTACCGCCTCATCGACGCGAGCGGCGTGCGCGACCTCACCCGGTCGCACCTCATGGAGATCCTCGACGACGCCGTGTTCGCATCGGCCGCGGGCGAGCTCATCGACGTCGAGTTCTCGCTCACCGCGGACGTGCCGAGCGTGGAGGAGATCCTCCGCATGGAGCGCCTGAAGACCGCCGTCTACTCGTTCGAGGCGCCGCTGCAGGCGGGTGCCGTGCTCGCGGGCGCGCGTCCCGAGGTGGTCGCCGCGCTCGGCGACTTCGGCCGCGACATCGGCATCGCGTACCAGGTGGTCGACGACGTCCTCGGCGTCTTCGGCGACGAGCAGGAGACCGGCAAGACCAACCTCGGCGACCTCCGCGAGGGCAAGCGCACCGTGCTCATCGCCCACGCCGTCCGCTCGTCGGAGTGGGGCGAGATCAGCTCGCTCGTCGGCAAGGACGACCTCTCGCGCGGCGAGGCGGCGCTCGTCCGCTCGGTTCTCGAGAGCTCCGGCGCCCGGGCCTACGCCGAGGGCGTCGCGCGCGACCTCGCGGTCGCCGCGTGCGCGCGCCTCGACGACCCGGTCGTGCCGGACGCGCTCCGCCGGGAGCTCGCGCCCGTCGCGGAGTCCGTGCTCGGGCGCATCCGATGA
- the idi gene encoding isopentenyl-diphosphate Delta-isomerase, translating into MPQHTELVVLLDDDGETIGTAPKATVHTRDTALHLAFSCHVFDAEGRILVTRRAIGKLTWPGVWTNSFCGHPAPDEDMREAVHRRAEQELGLTLASVELVLPDFRYRATDAAGIVENEICPVFRAVAATPVDPRPEEVGEYQWVDPEQLTSAVALTPWAFSPWLTLQLPLLYPEHAAHVGLADAVPAT; encoded by the coding sequence ATGCCACAGCACACCGAGCTCGTCGTCCTCCTGGACGACGACGGCGAGACCATCGGGACGGCGCCCAAGGCGACGGTCCACACCCGCGACACCGCGCTGCACCTCGCGTTCTCGTGCCACGTGTTCGACGCCGAGGGACGGATCCTCGTCACGCGCCGCGCCATCGGCAAGCTCACCTGGCCCGGCGTCTGGACCAACTCGTTCTGCGGCCACCCGGCACCCGACGAGGACATGCGCGAGGCCGTCCACCGCCGCGCCGAGCAGGAGCTCGGGCTGACCCTCGCCTCGGTCGAGCTCGTGCTGCCCGACTTCCGCTACCGCGCGACCGACGCCGCGGGCATCGTGGAGAACGAGATCTGCCCCGTCTTCCGCGCGGTCGCGGCCACGCCGGTGGATCCGCGGCCCGAGGAGGTCGGCGAGTACCAGTGGGTGGATCCCGAGCAGCTCACCTCCGCGGTCGCCCTCACGCCGTGGGCCTTCAGCCCGTGGCTCACGCTCCAGCTGCCGCTGCTGTACCCGGAGCACGCGGCGCACGTGGGGCTGGCGGACGCGGTGCCCGCCACCTGA
- a CDS encoding patatin-like phospholipase family protein: MTGTERDTTTATRGLVLGGGGVAGIAWETGLLSGLIAAGVDLGAADTVVGTSAGSVVAINLRAGAIDAAYDEHFVDVAGMAEPTGSRDLSRTVEVIGEGVVSTAGEIPTRQRIGEFALEEYDPEVDDAASVERIGQLLPIRDWPEQDLRITAVDAGTGRFTVFDKDSGADLVRASAASCAVPGVFPPVTIDGRPYMDGGMRSGTNADVVADHERILVIACGPEAPQSGMGPTLSTVVQQLRGRAEVLVIQADEESTRAFGENSLLLSTRTASAEAGRRQAERVADEVRAFWG, from the coding sequence ATGACCGGTACCGAGCGGGACACGACCACGGCGACACGGGGACTGGTCCTCGGCGGCGGCGGCGTCGCCGGCATCGCGTGGGAGACCGGCCTCCTCTCGGGGCTCATCGCCGCGGGCGTGGACCTCGGCGCGGCCGACACGGTCGTCGGCACCTCGGCCGGATCCGTCGTCGCGATCAACCTGCGCGCGGGCGCCATCGACGCGGCCTACGACGAGCACTTCGTCGACGTGGCCGGCATGGCGGAGCCCACCGGCAGCCGCGACCTCTCCCGCACCGTGGAGGTCATCGGCGAGGGCGTCGTGAGCACGGCGGGCGAGATCCCCACGCGCCAGCGGATCGGCGAGTTCGCGCTCGAGGAGTACGACCCCGAGGTGGACGACGCCGCGAGCGTCGAGCGCATCGGCCAGCTGCTGCCCATCCGCGACTGGCCCGAGCAGGACCTCCGCATCACCGCGGTCGACGCCGGCACCGGCCGCTTCACCGTCTTCGACAAGGACTCCGGCGCCGACCTCGTGCGCGCCTCCGCCGCGAGCTGCGCGGTGCCCGGCGTCTTCCCGCCCGTCACCATCGACGGCCGCCCCTACATGGACGGCGGCATGCGCTCCGGCACGAACGCCGACGTCGTCGCCGACCACGAGCGGATCCTCGTCATCGCGTGCGGCCCCGAGGCGCCGCAGAGCGGCATGGGCCCGACGCTGTCCACCGTCGTGCAGCAGCTGCGCGGCCGGGCCGAGGTGCTCGTGATCCAGGCCGACGAGGAGAGCACCCGCGCCTTCGGCGAGAACTCGCTCCTCCTCTCGACCCGCACGGCCTCCGCGGAGGCGGGCCGCCGCCAGGCCGAGCGCGTCGCCGACGAGGTCCGCGCCTTCTGGGGCTGA